The proteins below come from a single Chitinophaga pinensis DSM 2588 genomic window:
- a CDS encoding OB-fold protein: MTRRKLIILAGALLCLIAAGTGYYLYNKPRTSAAAAHTDKHITALKLYEEFSKNEQLANTNYVNKVVEVAGTVTDVQKTGTSVSVLLAGQVDGMGGVNCSIAPGEEVQLPKVGQSVLIKGMCTGLLMDVSIVDATIINNK; the protein is encoded by the coding sequence ATGACGCGAAGAAAATTGATCATTCTCGCTGGGGCATTGCTTTGCCTGATAGCAGCGGGAACAGGGTATTACCTGTATAATAAGCCGAGAACTTCCGCCGCCGCGGCGCACACGGATAAGCATATTACCGCGCTGAAACTGTATGAGGAGTTTTCAAAGAATGAGCAGCTCGCGAATACCAATTATGTGAATAAAGTGGTAGAAGTAGCCGGTACAGTTACAGATGTACAAAAGACAGGGACATCAGTTTCTGTATTGCTGGCAGGACAGGTAGATGGTATGGGCGGTGTGAACTGCAGTATAGCGCCGGGAGAAGAAGTACAACTACCAAAAGTTGGACAATCAGTATTGATTAAAGGAATGTGCACAGGGCTACTGATGGATGTAAGCATTGTTGACGCAACTATTATAAATAACAAGTAA
- a CDS encoding c-type cytochrome, whose product MKKVFFSLIAVAIACSALIVSCSKSNEQDITNPPGNGGGNGGGGNTCDTVNMKYAADVLPILQANCYSCHGNGNVSGGVSLGSYASVKTQADNGNLVGTITHAAGYPAMPQGGAKLSDCNINKIKAWIARGAQNN is encoded by the coding sequence ATGAAAAAAGTGTTTTTCTCTTTAATAGCAGTGGCTATTGCATGCAGCGCCCTCATTGTGTCCTGTTCAAAAAGTAACGAACAAGACATCACAAATCCTCCTGGTAATGGCGGTGGCAACGGTGGTGGCGGAAATACCTGCGATACAGTTAATATGAAATATGCAGCTGACGTATTGCCCATCCTCCAGGCTAACTGTTACAGCTGTCATGGTAATGGTAATGTGAGTGGCGGCGTTTCCCTGGGTAGTTATGCTTCTGTAAAAACACAGGCAGACAACGGTAACCTTGTAGGCACGATCACACATGCAGCCGGATATCCTGCAATGCCACAGGGCGGAGCTAAACTGTCAGATTGTAATATCAATAAGATCAAAGCGTGGATTGCGCGCGGAGCACAGAACAATTAA
- a CDS encoding DUF5777 family beta-barrel protein, whose amino-acid sequence MQKIACYIILYLLLGNVAVFAQDTSLLKMLDESQNASDQSHVVTGTFKATQLINVPTVESPGKQSLQFLIMHRFGKLNEGAYELFGLDNASIRFGLDYGFTDRLSAGVGRSSVDKAFDGNIKYKILQQSTGKGAMPISLSLYELVTHYTQRYTDKPYLNSRFRTSYTSQLLIARKFSRNLSLQLAPSWTHYNLVATPEDNNDLFAITAGGRMKFTKRMSVTAEYSYLLPDQVVSTKVYNSLSLGVDIETGGHVFQLVFTNSNGMIGPYYLSRTNGSWGKGDIFFGFNISRSFNFKK is encoded by the coding sequence ATGCAAAAGATCGCCTGTTATATCATATTGTATTTATTACTTGGAAATGTAGCTGTCTTCGCACAGGATACCAGTCTGCTGAAAATGTTGGATGAATCCCAGAATGCATCGGATCAGTCCCATGTAGTTACGGGTACGTTCAAAGCTACTCAGCTGATCAATGTTCCTACGGTAGAATCGCCTGGTAAACAAAGCTTACAATTCCTGATCATGCACCGTTTCGGAAAACTGAATGAAGGTGCGTATGAACTGTTTGGACTGGATAATGCTTCTATCCGCTTTGGTCTGGATTACGGCTTCACCGACAGGTTATCTGCAGGTGTGGGCAGAAGTTCTGTAGACAAGGCATTTGATGGAAATATCAAGTATAAGATATTGCAACAATCCACAGGTAAGGGCGCTATGCCCATTTCACTTAGTCTGTATGAACTCGTGACTCACTATACACAGCGATATACGGATAAACCTTATCTCAATTCCCGTTTCCGTACCAGTTATACTTCTCAGTTACTCATAGCCCGGAAGTTTTCACGGAACCTGTCGCTGCAACTGGCTCCATCCTGGACACATTACAACCTGGTCGCTACACCGGAAGATAATAATGACTTGTTTGCCATTACGGCAGGAGGAAGGATGAAGTTTACAAAGAGAATGAGTGTCACCGCAGAGTACAGTTATCTGTTACCTGACCAGGTAGTATCTACGAAAGTATATAATTCACTTTCCCTCGGAGTAGACATTGAAACAGGAGGACACGTGTTCCAGCTGGTCTTTACCAATTCAAATGGTATGATCGGACCCTATTATCTGTCCAGGACGAATGGTAGTTGGGGTAAAGGAGATATTTTCTTCGGATTCAATATCTCAAGATCATTCAATTTCAAGAAGTAA
- a CDS encoding YceI family protein yields MKTICFIVLACLLYLPMKAQTYMTRNGNVSFYSKTPLEDIKAQNNQAFAAVDLTKKSLAFTLLQRNFLFAKELMQEHYNENYVESEKFPKAQFTGTFSGDVANKPGTYKVQVNGQLTIHGVTQQVQNLPAELQIEEGKMTAKAAFAVKPSDYNIKIPSLVKDKIASQINIQIVAVCQPAK; encoded by the coding sequence ATGAAAACCATATGCTTTATTGTGCTGGCCTGTCTGTTATATCTGCCGATGAAGGCACAGACATATATGACCAGAAACGGAAATGTCAGTTTTTATTCGAAGACACCGCTGGAAGATATTAAAGCACAAAATAATCAGGCATTTGCAGCTGTCGATCTCACGAAAAAGTCGCTTGCTTTCACATTATTGCAACGCAATTTTCTGTTTGCCAAAGAGCTGATGCAGGAACATTATAATGAGAATTATGTGGAGAGCGAAAAGTTTCCTAAGGCACAGTTTACAGGCACCTTTAGCGGGGACGTTGCAAACAAACCTGGTACTTATAAAGTACAGGTCAACGGACAGCTAACCATTCACGGTGTGACGCAGCAGGTTCAGAATCTGCCTGCCGAATTACAGATCGAGGAAGGAAAGATGACGGCTAAAGCTGCCTTTGCTGTGAAACCATCTGATTACAACATTAAAATACCATCGCTGGTTAAAGACAAAATTGCGTCACAAATCAACATACAGATAGTAGCGGTATGTCAGCCGGCAAAATAG
- a CDS encoding DUF2147 domain-containing protein, whose translation MMKTLALLFFSMIIATGSLLAQSNTADKILGTWLNEEKDGKIEIYKSGNKYFGKLVWGKNMYEPDGSSRTDIKNPDTKLRSRKLQDLVILTNFSYDDDEWEGGKIYDPKSGKTYSCVMKFKGASLQIRGYIGISMLGRTTIWTRG comes from the coding sequence ATGATGAAAACGCTCGCGCTTCTTTTCTTTTCAATGATCATTGCCACTGGCAGTCTGTTGGCACAAAGCAATACAGCAGATAAGATATTAGGTACCTGGCTGAATGAGGAAAAAGACGGTAAGATAGAGATCTATAAATCTGGTAATAAATACTTTGGCAAGCTGGTATGGGGTAAAAACATGTATGAACCGGATGGCAGTTCCCGTACGGATATCAAAAACCCCGACACCAAATTACGCAGCCGCAAATTGCAGGACCTGGTAATACTGACCAATTTTTCTTATGATGATGATGAATGGGAAGGAGGAAAGATATATGACCCCAAGAGCGGAAAAACATATAGTTGTGTAATGAAATTTAAGGGTGCTTCCTTACAGATCAGGGGATATATAGGTATCTCGATGCTTGGTCGTACAACGATCTGGACCCGTGGATGA
- a CDS encoding RNA polymerase sigma factor yields MEQLSTIIQGCIHKQPRCQKLLYEQYYGYAFKIVFRYIYRYENAADVVNDGFVKVFTRFDKFSCEDTEDQEKMLMGWIKRIMVNTAIDELRRKNMIPEIGGIPEEVWEVPDVGQSAEQKLYYKELIILIKELPPSYQVVFNMYVIDGFSHQEIADKLNISIGTSKSNLAKARAYLQKKLNTDIPEIDVCSS; encoded by the coding sequence TTGGAACAACTTTCTACCATAATACAGGGGTGCATTCATAAACAGCCCAGATGCCAGAAGTTATTGTATGAGCAATACTATGGCTATGCTTTTAAAATTGTGTTCCGGTATATTTACAGGTACGAAAATGCCGCAGACGTTGTAAATGATGGTTTTGTGAAGGTGTTTACCCGTTTTGACAAATTCAGTTGCGAGGATACCGAAGACCAGGAAAAAATGTTGATGGGGTGGATCAAACGTATTATGGTGAATACAGCAATTGATGAACTCAGGCGGAAAAATATGATACCGGAGATCGGCGGTATACCGGAAGAAGTATGGGAAGTACCGGACGTGGGACAATCAGCAGAACAGAAACTATACTACAAGGAGTTGATCATACTGATAAAGGAATTACCACCTTCCTATCAGGTGGTATTCAATATGTATGTAATTGATGGATTCTCCCACCAGGAAATTGCCGACAAACTGAATATCAGTATCGGCACGTCTAAGTCCAACCTGGCAAAGGCAAGAGCTTATTTGCAAAAAAAATTAAACACAGATATACCTGAAATTGACGTATGCAGCTCCTAG
- a CDS encoding outer membrane beta-barrel protein, whose translation MQLLDDDMDELFRNAASDYPLNTGGGDWEAMQNRLQQADNNQQGTATRRLKDRWWFRPGLWFLGTILLLTVIVSGLFTGNRKESGREGLTADKTAQVGTADDNTSATKQNRQAIHNEKDIITADNTTGKHKDAGTASTAEKKHTGEVTVIPNTSNVGEELPASTTEKKNKGEGAVIPNTSANREGSSSSTVDNKDKTNTPATSNTGRSNEGIAKPATVAAENVRKGNVDKTATASDATTGKTNQESTVVDIPIVKTGKKNKGNSDKRVTADSAPLMAAGKANAVNTDKTAIGVTKSSTDNKPSASNNIGIVKGNRSTIEEDDQLNTRERVASQKGRKVAANVAGRDKRPSAADSEQSIENRKNGNIPVRTGETQDIPNNSSYPAARPGITAVIVSPLSIEHINGATVKHTPPQTSLLHVDRKLNIPVGALADSSAAASATKVKREPASLKKGLYYGLLFSPDLTTVKFQRTSNVGYNVGLLAGYRFGKKLAVETGVLYERKFYYSTGEYFNTTKTPWPADMDLINVDGWCNMYEIPVNVRFTFATGEKSSWYANAGMSSYIMKKQKYDYSYKYYGQYGERNWTYRKTTADWFSIIHLGVGYERPVGVLGTLRVEPYIKIPSRGIGIGDLPVTSVGMNIGLTRPLRLR comes from the coding sequence ATGCAGCTCCTAGATGACGATATGGACGAACTATTCCGCAATGCGGCCTCAGACTATCCCCTGAATACAGGTGGTGGTGACTGGGAAGCTATGCAGAATAGGTTGCAGCAGGCTGATAATAATCAGCAGGGGACCGCTACACGCAGGTTAAAGGATCGCTGGTGGTTCAGACCCGGTTTATGGTTCCTGGGAACGATCCTGTTGTTGACAGTAATAGTAAGCGGATTATTTACCGGTAACCGTAAGGAGTCCGGCAGAGAAGGTCTTACAGCAGATAAGACAGCACAGGTAGGAACAGCAGATGATAACACCTCTGCAACTAAGCAAAACAGACAGGCAATTCATAACGAAAAGGACATTATTACTGCTGACAATACAACAGGAAAGCATAAGGATGCCGGTACAGCATCAACAGCTGAAAAAAAGCATACAGGCGAAGTCACTGTTATTCCGAATACATCTAATGTCGGAGAAGAATTACCTGCGTCAACAACTGAGAAGAAGAATAAGGGCGAAGGCGCTGTTATTCCGAATACATCAGCTAACAGAGAAGGATCATCTTCCTCAACAGTCGACAACAAGGATAAAACCAATACACCTGCTACCAGCAATACTGGCAGATCAAACGAAGGCATTGCTAAACCTGCAACTGTTGCGGCTGAAAATGTAAGGAAAGGAAATGTGGATAAAACTGCTACTGCTTCAGACGCTACGACCGGAAAGACAAATCAGGAGAGTACTGTAGTTGATATTCCGATCGTGAAGACAGGAAAGAAAAACAAAGGCAATAGTGACAAGAGAGTGACAGCAGACAGTGCTCCGTTAATGGCAGCCGGAAAGGCAAATGCCGTAAACACGGATAAAACAGCAATCGGAGTTACTAAATCTTCAACAGACAATAAGCCATCAGCAAGCAACAACATTGGTATTGTAAAAGGAAACAGATCTACTATTGAAGAAGATGATCAACTGAACACGCGTGAACGTGTAGCTTCGCAGAAAGGCCGGAAGGTTGCAGCAAATGTTGCAGGACGCGATAAACGCCCGTCCGCAGCGGACAGTGAACAGTCCATCGAGAACAGGAAGAATGGGAATATACCTGTACGCACAGGCGAAACACAGGATATCCCCAACAACAGCAGTTATCCTGCTGCCAGGCCGGGGATAACTGCTGTCATTGTAAGTCCGCTGAGTATTGAACATATTAATGGCGCCACAGTAAAACATACACCACCGCAGACAAGTCTCTTACATGTGGATAGAAAGCTCAATATACCGGTCGGTGCATTAGCAGACAGCAGTGCAGCGGCGAGTGCGACAAAAGTTAAACGGGAACCTGCTTCATTGAAAAAGGGGCTGTATTATGGACTGCTATTCAGTCCGGATCTTACGACGGTAAAGTTCCAGCGTACTTCTAATGTTGGATATAATGTGGGACTACTCGCCGGTTACCGTTTTGGTAAAAAACTGGCAGTAGAAACAGGTGTGTTGTACGAACGTAAATTCTATTATTCTACCGGAGAATATTTTAATACGACAAAAACACCATGGCCCGCGGATATGGACCTGATTAATGTGGATGGATGGTGTAATATGTATGAAATCCCTGTGAATGTGCGCTTCACTTTTGCAACAGGTGAAAAGAGCAGCTGGTATGCAAACGCAGGCATGTCATCGTACATTATGAAAAAACAGAAGTACGATTATAGTTACAAATACTATGGCCAGTATGGAGAGAGGAATTGGACCTACAGAAAGACAACTGCAGACTGGTTCTCTATTATACACCTGGGCGTTGGTTACGAACGGCCAGTCGGTGTTTTAGGCACACTGCGGGTAGAACCATATATTAAGATACCTTCCAGAGGTATCGGTATTGGCGATCTGCCTGTGACAAGTGTAGGTATGAATATTGGCCTGACCCGGCCTTTACGCCTGAGATAA
- a CDS encoding FecR domain-containing protein: protein MQEINYYDTELLQSIADGNETSFARFFRAVAPIVEADIAIVLRGDGHCILAVLQETFIIIWLHRDKLPHVKDMDAYLRSVSLHECYSYLQDTAADELLPVPQYEEELPPEVQHYKAYQTLIHDTIMSLPEQRRLIYEMHRLKAMPPARIATAMNLSVDTVTGAINAVHQSVRQCLKDVAHSSVSSRHNNWVVEKTRLLEGNPPAVRSYNEHWTPMISKATAIDRPIPADSTPAIRKIYSERLNYLYAAAALVFLIVGPGIYLIFMRSEKSASFRTLSAASDHKSKDTLPDGTQVWLNKGSAVKYPASYTVTDRDVEVNGEASFQVNGDNDRPFHIRAHQLSADVTGTSFNIQTYPTPARLIITAMEAAVHLQAGNKRLSIPAGQQVELSHEGKVSVSKADTAAIGAWKQQVE from the coding sequence ATGCAGGAGATAAACTATTATGATACAGAACTGCTGCAAAGCATTGCCGATGGCAATGAAACTTCGTTTGCCCGTTTCTTCAGGGCGGTGGCGCCAATAGTGGAAGCTGATATAGCCATTGTACTTAGAGGGGATGGCCATTGCATACTGGCAGTATTACAGGAAACTTTTATCATTATCTGGTTACACAGAGACAAGCTGCCTCATGTAAAAGACATGGATGCATATCTGCGCTCTGTATCATTGCATGAGTGTTATAGCTACCTGCAGGATACGGCAGCAGATGAACTATTGCCAGTACCGCAATATGAGGAAGAGCTGCCTCCGGAAGTACAGCATTATAAAGCTTATCAGACACTGATACATGACACCATCATGTCCTTACCTGAACAGCGGAGGCTGATCTATGAGATGCATCGCCTGAAAGCGATGCCGCCTGCCCGGATAGCAACAGCTATGAATCTGTCGGTAGATACAGTTACAGGTGCGATTAACGCCGTACATCAGTCAGTCAGGCAATGTCTGAAGGACGTTGCGCATAGCAGTGTATCGTCCCGTCATAATAACTGGGTAGTGGAAAAGACAAGGTTGCTGGAGGGAAATCCTCCTGCCGTCAGGTCTTATAATGAACATTGGACGCCGATGATATCTAAGGCGACGGCGATAGACCGGCCCATACCGGCAGACAGTACGCCTGCCATCCGGAAGATCTATTCCGAAAGGCTGAATTATCTTTATGCAGCAGCTGCATTGGTATTCCTGATCGTTGGTCCGGGTATCTATCTGATCTTTATGCGGTCAGAAAAGTCAGCTTCCTTTCGTACGTTGTCTGCTGCGTCCGATCATAAGTCGAAAGATACTTTACCTGATGGCACACAGGTCTGGCTGAACAAGGGAAGTGCGGTAAAGTACCCTGCATCCTATACAGTCACTGACAGGGATGTAGAGGTAAATGGTGAAGCCAGTTTCCAGGTAAACGGGGATAATGACCGTCCTTTCCATATCCGCGCACATCAGCTCTCTGCTGATGTCACTGGTACATCGTTTAATATCCAGACCTATCCGACACCTGCCAGGTTAATCATCACAGCTATGGAGGCCGCTGTTCACTTACAAGCAGGTAATAAAAGATTGTCCATTCCCGCCGGTCAGCAGGTAGAGTTGTCCCACGAGGGGAAAGTATCTGTTAGTAAAGCCGATACGGCTGCTATTGGCGCCTGGAAACAGCAGGTAGAATAG